A genomic region of Pongo pygmaeus isolate AG05252 chromosome 7, NHGRI_mPonPyg2-v2.0_pri, whole genome shotgun sequence contains the following coding sequences:
- the LOC129042854 gene encoding cytochrome c-like: IGDVEKGKKIFVQKCVQCHIMEKGRKHKTGPNLHGLFGQKTGQAVGFSYTDANKNKGITWGEDTLMVYLETPKKYILGTEMIFAFIKKVERADLIACLKKATTELANALFITKQNVP; this comes from the coding sequence atcGGTGATGTTGAGAAAGGCAAGAAGATCTTTGTTCAGAAGTGTGTCCAGTGCCACATCATGGAAAAGGGACGCAAGCACAAGACTGGGCCTAATCTCCATGGTCTCTTCGGGCAGAAGACAGGTCAGGCTGTTGGATTCTCTTACACAGATGCCAATAAGAACAAAGGCATCACCTGGGGAGAGGATACACTGATGGTGTATTTGGAGACTCCCAAGAAGTACATCCTTGGAACAGAAATGATCTTTGCCTTCATTAAGAAGGTAGAAAGGGCAGACTTGAtagcttgtctcaaaaaagctACTACTGAGTTGGCCAATGCCTTATTTATTACAAAACAGAATGTCCCATGA